AGTGCCGTCCATATGTCAGCAGCACCCAGGATTGGCACCGCCCCAGCCCGAATAAGATTGTTTGGTCCTTCAGACCGTGGGTTTGTGATAGCGCCCGGCACCGCCATGACAATTCGATTTTCATCAAGCGCCAGGTGTGCTGTGATAAGCGAACCGGATCGCGCATCTGCTTCAGTGACCAATACCCCTCGACTTAAGCCGGCAATAATGCGATTACGAGCCGGGAAATGATGCTTCAAAGGCGGTGTACCATCACTGTATTCCGACACGATTGCCCCACCTGATTGGATGATTTGCTCAGCCAAACGACGATTTGCCGCTGGATAGCACACATCAAGACCACAACCCAAGACCGCCACTGTCTTCCCGCCCGCCGCTACTGCTGCACGATGTGCTATAGTGTCGATACCATACGCTAGCCCACTG
This portion of the bacterium genome encodes:
- the dprA gene encoding DNA-protecting protein DprA encodes the protein MLKRNKFTGDLREIHDAPSSLYVRGEMPDGPAVAIVGTRRPTQYGEEVTYRLAFELAQSGITIVSGLAYGIDTIAHRAAVAAGGKTVAVLGCGLDVCYPAANRRLAEQIIQSGGAIVSEYSDGTPPLKHHFPARNRIIAGLSRGVLVTEADARSGSLITAHLALDENRIVMAVPGAITNPRSEGPNNLIRAGAVPILGAADIWTALGLMRPQEKTQVTQRYAVGTLEHTLLSALAERAQSAESLAVKAQRPVQQILEILSLLELTGEVVAMGGGQWIARSS